One segment of Podospora pseudopauciseta strain CBS 411.78 chromosome 5 map unlocalized CBS411.78m_5.2, whole genome shotgun sequence DNA contains the following:
- a CDS encoding uncharacterized protein (EggNog:ENOG503PHS7) — MAPPIAPAAQNQIRQVNVRQVATVTVWGPIPTDLPDPTVQVLQETRTIYIAPTTTNTEAVVVAGGGGGLNGGEIAGIVIGTLVAVILIIWLIKYLSQRNRRPSYYHEEKVRSGSRHGHHHHHHHHGRGRSRSSRSRSRSIEIRETAKDI; from the exons ATGGCGCCACCAATCGCACCCGCGGCACAAAACCAAATCCGCCAAGTCAACGTCCGCCAGGTCGCGACAGTCACCGTCTGGGGTCCCATCCCGACTGACCTCCCTGACCCCACGGTTCAGGTCCTGCAAGAGACTCGGACAATCTACAtcgctcccaccaccaccaacaccgaggcagtggttgttgctggtgggggcGGTGGTTTGAACGGAGGCGAGATCGCCGGCATCGTCATCGGAACTCTCGTCGCAGTTATTCTCATTATTTGGCTCATCAAGTATCTGTCCCAGAGGAACAGGCGGCCGAGCTATTACCATGAGGAGAAAGTGAGGAGCGGGAGTAGGCacggtcatcatcatcaccaccaccatcatggaCGTGGCAGGTCGAGGAGCAGCCGGAGCAGGAGCCGGAGTATTGAGATTAGGGAA ACAGCAAAGGACATATGA
- a CDS encoding uncharacterized protein (EggNog:ENOG503NYSJ; COG:O; CAZy:CE1), whose protein sequence is MKTVAVLSLLASLASAASLTLVTENFGPNPRNNPFYIYVPDVLPPNPAILVNPHWCHGTAPAAFSGSQYATLASQHGFIVIYPQSSPAQANSDKCWDVSSKETLTHNGGGDSLGVVSMVKWTINKYNADPKRVFVTGVSSGGMMTQVLLGSYPDVFAAGAAFAGVPFGCFAPAGNNTGAFGYWSDDCAKGRVTKTPAQWADLVKSAYPGYDGWRPKLQLFHGTNDEILDYVNHQEGIKQWAEVLGVGITPVSVTPNTPISGWTKSVYGAEGWLEGYSAAGVPHDIRVQEATVMAFFELACKGEDCFRWGDGEWCDAEPSATTSSVVVSTTGAPVTTTSTSSTSVRVTTPSATSTSSRVTTTFVTSTSTAAPVAGQPLWAQCGGMGYNGPTACAVGTCTIYNPYYAQCVPRTGVPIW, encoded by the exons ATGAAGACTGTCGCAGTTCTTTCTCTGCTGGCCTCGTTGGCCTCGGCGGCTTCGCTGACGCTGGTCACGGAGAACTTTGGTCCTAACCCCCGTAAC AACCCCTTCTACATCTACGTCCCCGacgtcctccctcccaacccagccatcctcgtcaaccCCCACTGGTGCCACGGCACCGCTCCCGCCGCCTTCTCCGGCTCCCAGTAcgccaccctcgcctcccaGCATGGCTTCATCGTCATCTACCCCCAGTCCTCCCCCGCCCAAGCAAACTCGGACAAGTGCTGGGATGTCTCCTCCAAGGAAACCCTCACCcacaacggcggcggcgactCCCTCGGTGTCGTCTCCATGGTCAAGTGGACAATCAACAAGTACAACGCCGACCCCAAGCGCGTCTTCGTCACCGGTGTCTCCTCCGGCGGCATGATGACCCAGGTGTTGCTTGGATCTTACCCCGATGTGTTCGCTGCCGGTGCCGCCTTTGCTGGCGTTCCCTTTGGCTGCTTCGCCCCTGCTGGGAACAACACCGGCGCCTTTGGCTACTGGAGCGATGATTGCGCCAAGGGGAGGGTGACCAAGACTCCGGCTCAGTGGGCCGACTTGGTCAAGAGCGCCTACCCGGGGTATGATGGGTGGAGGCCAAAATTGCAGTTGTTCCACGGGACGAATGATGAGATTTTGGATTATGTCAACCACCAGGAGGGGATTAAGCAGTGGGCTGAGGtgcttggggttgggatcACACCTGTTAGTGTTACTCCTAATACTCCTATCAGCGGGTGGACAAAGAGTGTGTATGGTGCGGAGggttggttggaggggtatAGCGCTGCCGGGGTGCCGCATGATATTCGGGTGCAGGAGGCGACGGTGATGGCTTTCTTCGAGCTGGCTTGCAAGGGGGAGGATTGCTTCCGGTGGGGGGATGGCGAGTGGTGTGATGCTGAGCCTAGTGCTACAACGAGCTCGGTTGTGGTTTCGACGACGGGGGCGCCGGTTACGACGACGAGCACGAGCTCGACCAGTGTGAGAGTGACGACTCCTAGCGCTACTAGCACCAGCTCGAGGGTGACTACCACGTTTGTGACTTCTACTTCTACCGCTGCGCCAGTTGCCGGCCAGCCTTTGTGGGCACAGTG CGGTGGCATGGGATACAACGGTCCAACAGCATGTGCCGTGGGAACCTGCACCATCTACAATCCCTATTACGCTCAG TGCGTCCCAAGGACAGGGGTTCCCATCTGGTAA
- a CDS encoding uncharacterized protein (COG:O; EggNog:ENOG503P7MG), whose product MVFTFPADLYSTDPNFTTLFRLLDDFDTYSREVQDESASTPAPASRGGRHRRGPRPRFDIRETPKSYEIYGEVPGMSRSDIHIELTQENVLLIRGHVERPYDTTPSNKTKAKPVTVTGEKCDDCDCGPGKPCEECDKAKCECTEGKHCNVCGMDTCPKHEGEGAAKAEGKKDGSETIRYLLKERFVGDFSREFAFPGPLQEFDIGASLEDGILKVVVPKQEVAKGGRKIEIQ is encoded by the exons ATGGTCTTCACCTTCCCCGCAGACCTCTACTCCACCGACCCCaacttcaccaccctcttccgcctcctcgACGATTTCGACACCTACTCCCGCGAAGTCCAAGATGAATCAGCCTCCACCCCAGCCCCTGCCTCACGCGGAGGCCGTCACCGCCGCGGCCCCCGCCCCCGCTTCG ACATCCGTGAGACCCCCAAGTCCTACGAAATCTACGGCGAAGTCCCCGGCATGTCCCGCTCCGACATCCACATTGAATTAACCCAGGAAaacgtcctcctcatccggGGCCACGTCGAGCGCCCCTAcgacaccaccccctccaacaaaaccAAGGCTAAGCCCGTCACCGTCACTGGCGAGAAGTGCGACGATTGTGACTGTGGGCCTGGTAAGCCGTGTGAGGAGTGTGACAAGGCCAAGTGTGAGTGTACAGAGGGGAAGCATTGCAATGTCTGTGGGATGGATACCTGTCCCAAGcatgaaggggagggggcggccaaggcagaggggaagaaggatgggAGTGAGACGATTCGGTATCtgttgaaggagaggttCGTTGGGGATTTCAGCAGGGAGTTTGCCTTTCCGGGGCCGCTGCAGGAGTTTGATATTGGGGCTAGCTTGGAGGATGGGATTTTGAAGGTTGTGGTGCCGAAGCAGGAGGTTGCCAAGGGCGGGAGGAAGATTGAGATTCAGTAG
- a CDS encoding uncharacterized protein (COG:G; CAZy:GH94; EggNog:ENOG503NZUE) has protein sequence MTVHRPAKAAKSRAFVPRQQAMRKEATILRPTHNGDRYELTSPTVMPKAAGFLWNQKMMVQITCRGYATAQFMQPEPAKYAHAPNLEAKTFMQPEPNYYAHHPGRFVYIKDEESGHLFSAPHEPVRTVPDRFVFSTGKSDVAWAVESNGIRVEMVMGLPTHDVAELWTIKVTNVSGRPRRISVTPYFPIGYKSWMNQSAEWNEELVGIVASSVTPYQKAAEYFKNKYLKDKTYFICETTPDSWEANQQNFEGEGGLHNPSGLQEPQLSCGDARYETPTAAVQYRLALKAGDEREYRFMFGPAYDEAEIRTMRTRYLSKQAFIRTADEYASYMARGQGCLRIETPDKDLDNFVNNWLPRQVYYHGDVNRLTTDPQTRNYLQDNMGMNFIKPEVTRKAFITAVSQQEESGAMPDGILLAEGAELKYINQIPHTDHCVWLPVTLEVYLAETGDYGLLQEKVRSSNGDELTVFERFSRAMDWLLRLRDERGLSYIAQGDWCDPMNMVGYKGRGVSGWLTLATAFAANLWANVCEHEGRTDLAQRYRAGAAACNEAANKHLWDGDWFARGITDDNVTFGIKKDPEGRIWLNPQTFAILSGAAGKEQISRILPQVDEHLNTPYGIQMFAPPFTKMREDIGRVTQKAIGSAENAAVYNHAGVFFVHSLYSLGGEQDRAYTLLRQLIPGPSDADYRQRGQLPIYIPNYYRGAWKEFPRTAGRSSQLFNTGTVSWVYRCFIEGLCGLRGDDKGLTVKPQLPSAWNSIKVTRQFRGATFHLDIRRADVDQVTVRQGGQTLPEARITNIRAGQTYQLAVLVPQ, from the exons ATGACGGTTCACCGTCCAGCCAAGGCTGCCAAATCCCGTGCTTTCGTGCCCAGACAACAAGCG ATGAGAAAAGAAGCGACGATATTGCGTCCCACGCACAATGGCGACCGCTACGAGCTCACCAGTCCTACTGTCATGCCCAAGGCAGCTGGCTTCCTGTGGAACCAGAAGATGATGGTCCAGATTACCTGCCGTGGATATGCCACCGCTCAGTTCATGCAGCCAGAGCCGGCCAAGTACGCCCATGCTCCGAATCTCGAGGCCAAAACCTTCATGCAGCCGGAGCCAAACTACTACGCCCATCACCCAGGTCGTTTTGTGTACATCAAGGACGAAGAGTCAGGGCACCTCTTCTCTGCCCCCCATGAGCCCGTTCGTACCGTTCCGGACCGATTCGTTTTCTCTACTGGCAAGAGCGACGTGGCCTGGGCAGTCGAGTCCAACGGCATCCGTgtcgagatggtgatgggtCTTCCGACTCACGATGTGGCCGAGCTGTGGACCATCAAGGTGACCAATGTGTCTGGACGTCCGCGCAGGATCAGTGTTACTCCGTATTTTCCCATTGGCTACAAGTCCTGGATGAACCAGTCGGCCGAGTGGAACGAAGAGCTGGTCGGCATCGTCGCCAGCAGCGTGACTCCGTACCAAAAGGCGGCCGAGTACTTCAAGAACAAGTATCTCAAGGACAAGACATATTTCATCTGTGAGACGACGCCAGACTCATGGGAGGCCAACCAACAAAACTTcgagggtgaaggtgggCTCCACAACCCATCAGGGCTGCAAGAGCCGCAGCTGAGCTGTGGTGACGCGCGCTACGAGACCCCGACAGCCGCCGTGCAGTACCGCTTGGCGCTTAAGGCGGGAGACGAGCGCGAGTACCGCTTCATGTTTGGCCCCGCCTATGACGAAGCCGAGATCCGGACCATGCGTACTCGCTATCTGAGCAAGCAAGCCTTTATTCGCACCGCTGACGAGTATGCCTCTTACATGGCTCGCGGCCAGGGCTGCCTCCGCATCGAGACTCCGGACAAGGATCTGGACAACTTTGTCAACAACTGGCTCCCTCGCCAGGTCTACTACCATGGCGACGTCAACCGCCTCACCACCGACCCTCAGACGCGCAACTACCTCCAGGACAACATGGGCATGAACTTCATCAAGCCAGAGGTCACCAGGAAGGCTTTCATCACTGCCGTCTCACAGCAGGAAGAGAGCGGCGCCATGCCCGATGGCATTCTTCTGGCCGAGGGTGCTGAACTCAAGTACATCAACCAGATCCCCCACACCGATCACTGTGTCTGGCTGCCCGTGACCCTCGAGGTGTACTTGGCCGAGACTGGCGATTATGGTTTGCTCCAGGAGAAAGTCCGCAGCTCCAACGGCGACGAGCTCACCGTCTTTGAGAGGTTCAGCCGTGCCATGGATTGGCTCCTGAGGTTACGTGACGAACGCGGTCTCAGCTACATTGCCCAAGGCGACTGGTGTGATCCCATGAATATGGTCGGCTACAAGGGCAGGGGTGTTTCCGGCTGGCTCACCTTGGCGACGGCCTTTGCCGCGAACCTCTGGGCCAACGTTTGCGAGCACGAAGGCAGGACCGACCTTGCCCAGCGCTACCGAGCGGGTGCCGCGGCGTGCAACGAGGCGGCCAACAAGCACCTGTGGGATGGCGACTGGTTTGCTCGTGGTATCACTGACGACAACGTCACCTTTGGTATCAAGAAGGACCCCGAGGGTCGCATCTGGCTCAACCCCCAGACCTTTGCCATCCTCAGTGGCGCCGCCGGCAAGGAGCAAATATCCAGGATTCTGCCTCAGGTCGACGAGCATCTCAACACCCCATACGGCATTCAAATGTTTGCCCCGCCTTTCACCAAGATGCGCGAGGATATCGGCCGTGTGACCCAAAAGGCCATTGGCTCGGCCGAGAACGCCGCCGTGTATAACCACGCCGGTGTCTTTTTCGTCCACAGCCTGTACAGCCTCGGAGGCGAACAGGACAGGGCCTACACTTTGCTGCGGCAGCTCATTCCGGGGCCGAGCGACGCCGACTATCGCCAGCGTGGCCAGCTCCCGATTTATATCCCCAACTACTACCGTGGCGCTTGGAAGGAGTTCCCGCGGACAGCTGGCCGCTCCAGCCAGCTGTTCAACACGGGCACGGTATCCTGGGTATACCGCTGCTTCATCGAAGGCCTGTGCGGTCTTCGCGGCGACGACAAGGGCTTGACCGTCAAGCCTCAGCTCCCAAGTGCCTGGAACTCGATCAAGGTGACCCGCCAATTCCGCGGCGCCACCTTCCACCTCGACATTCGCCGTGCCGATGTCGACCAGGTCACCGTTAGGCAGGGAGGCCAAACCCTCCCAGAGGCTcgcatcaccaacatcagGGCTGGCCAGACCTACCAGCTCGCGGTCTTGGTTCCGCAGTAA